Within Leguminivora glycinivorella isolate SPB_JAAS2020 chromosome 26, LegGlyc_1.1, whole genome shotgun sequence, the genomic segment TTATACTCACTGACAAGCATTCGTGCTAGTCGTTTCGTTTGTGTGTAAACCAATCTAACTCTCTTTAAACATGTCTGGACGTGGTAAAGGTGGCAAGGTTAAGGGAAAGGCAAAGTCCCGTTCTAACCGTGCCGGACTTCAGTTCCCCGTGGGCCGTATCCACAGGCTTCTACGCAAGGGCAACTACGCCGAGCGCGTCGGTGCCGGTGCCCCCGTGTACTTGGCTGCCGTCATGGAATACCTGGCCGCTGAGGTTCTCGAGTTGGCCGGAAACGCCGCTCGTGACAACAAGAAGACCAGGATCATCCCCAGACATCTCCAGCTGGCCATCCGCAACGACGAAGAGTTGAACAAGCTCCTCTCCGGTGTGACCATCGCCCAGGGTGGTGTGCTGCCTAACATTCAGGCCGTGCTCCTGCCCAAGAAGACCGAGAAGAAGGCTTAAGTGTCCCCTCACTTCTCGTCCGTCCGGTGACATCTATAACGGTAACATTCGGCGATCGGTGAATGTGTACATTTGTATcgtgtatataatatttatatcacGGGACCTATGTTACATTCCCGACCGAGTGACCGTTACAAAAGGCCCTTTTCAGGGCCACAATATGATTCTGTGATAACGTTATAAGTTTCATGGCATAACGCATACGTATACGAACGTCTTTCGATATTATGAatgaaaatctcaattaattaattaattatcctATAATATCCTACTATCATATTGAGATATTTATATGCATAGTTCTCAATTGCGAGAACATTATGTTACAAGTAATAATTACACACACATAtatcgtaataattataaatgagaTTCCTCGTTATGGTAATTGAATAGGGAGATATCGCAAGATGGGATTTctttctttcatttatttattatatatacttttaaaaacatttaacaAATGATATTGATGACTCTACAATACGCTGAAAGTAGTAAGCGTAATGAGTTTTAAAAAtcctaagtaggtaagtaaacaAATGGATTTGTTACGTTATACGAATAAGGACTAATAATTCAAAAATACATatagttacatacatattactaaaatatatttttatcaaactaTACTAACCTATAATAACTGACTCTCCCCACCATGCCGACCGACGCGACGATGCTAACAATGCACGAACGCTATTGGTCGAGATACAGAGGGCGCGTCGCTCGATCATTAATCCCCCATTTCACGTCCGACGCGCTAACAAAAAGCGGAATTTCAAAATTGCGCGTTACATTTCCAGTTCGACTCTCGTACTGTAAACATCTAACTTAATCGCAATGCCACCCAAGACTAGCGGTAAGGCCGCCAAGAAATCTGGCAAGGCCCAGAAGAACATCTCCAAGTCCGACTcgaagaaaaagaagaagcaTAAGCGCAAGGAGAGCTACGCCATCTATATCTACAAGGTGCTGAAGCAGGTCCACCCCGACACCGGTATCTCCAG encodes:
- the LOC125239703 gene encoding histone H2A encodes the protein MSGRGKGGKVKGKAKSRSNRAGLQFPVGRIHRLLRKGNYAERVGAGAPVYLAAVMEYLAAEVLELAGNAARDNKKTRIIPRHLQLAIRNDEELNKLLSGVTIAQGGVLPNIQAVLLPKKTEKKA